A DNA window from Pseudorasbora parva isolate DD20220531a chromosome 19, ASM2467924v1, whole genome shotgun sequence contains the following coding sequences:
- the galr1a gene encoding galanin receptor type 1: MNIQNSSDLDRPEENIGLEAPEKTLFGIGTDNFVTLLIFGLIFSLGVLGNSLVITVLAQRKPGQQRSSTNIFILNLSVADLSYLLFCIPFQSTVYMLPTWILGAFICKFIHYFFTVSMLVSIFTLSAMSVDRYIAIVHCRKSSSIRVERHALIGVLIIWVLSFAMAAPVAYYQGIVESGDNSTFCWEVWPDHSRRKIYVMCTFVFGYVLPLILISFCYAKVLNHLHKKLRNVSKKSEASKKKTAQTVLVVVVVFCLSWLPHHVVHLWVEFGSFPLNQASFVLRVAAHCLAYSNSSVNPVIYAFLSENFRQAYKQVFRCQLTSECPTNEARELKAAPSTNCTNV; encoded by the exons ATGAACATCCAAAACAGCAGTGATTTAGACAGACCTGAAGAAAACATAGGCTTGGAGGCACCTGAAAAAACCTTATTCGGCATCGGCACCGACAACTTCGTCACGCTTCTGATCTTTGGACTGATTTTTTCTCTAGGGGTCCTGGGAAACTCTCTGGTTATCACTGTTCTGGCTCAACGCAAACCTGGACAGCAACGAAGCAGCACCAACATCTTCATCCTCAACCTCAGTGTTGCAGATCTGTCCTATCTGCTCTTCTGCATCCCTTTTCAGTCAACAGTTTACATGCTGCCCACATGGATCCTGGGTGCCTTTATTTGCAAGTTCATCCACTACTTTTTCACCGTGTCCATGTTGGTGAGCATATTCACCTTATCAGCCATGTCGGTGGACAGGTATATCGCCATAGTGCACTGCAGAAAGTCCTCATCCATTCGAGTTGAGAGGCATGCATTGATCGGGGTGCTGATCATATGGGTGCTCTCGTTCGCCATGGCCGCCCCGGTTGCCTACTATCAGGGCATCGTGGAAAGTGGGGACAACAGCACGTTTTGCTGGGAAGTGTGGCCAGATCACAGCAGGAGGAAAATCTATGTGATGTGCACTTTTGTCTTTGGATATGTGCTGCCGTTGATTCTCATATCTTTCTGTTATGCCAAG GTCCTGAATCATTTGCAtaaaaagttaagaaatgtCTCCAAAAAGTCAGAGGCATCAAAAAAGAAG ACTGCTCAGACAGTTCTGGTGGTTGTGGTGGTCTTCTGCCTGTCCTGGTTGCCTCATCACGTGGTGCACCTGTGGGTCGAGTTTGGCTCCTTCCCCCTAAACCAGGCATCCTTCGTGCTTCGTGTGGCGGCTCATTGTCTGGCCTACAGCAATTCATCTGTTAATCCTGTTATTTATGCGTTCCTCTCAGAGAACTTCAGGCAGGCGTATAAGCAGGTTTTCCGTTGTCAGTTGACTTCTGAGTGCCCTACAAATGAGGCCAGAGAGCTCAAAGCAGCACCATCCACCAACTGCACCAATGTGTAA